Genomic window (Rubeoparvulum massiliense):
TATGACCAGCACCTGATACAGCTTGATAGGTGGAGACAATAATGCGACGCATCCCATAGGCTTGACGTAGCGGATGAAGAGCCATTACCATCTGCGTCGTTGAGCAATTAGGGTTGGCAATAATACCTTGATGCTCTTTGATGGCTTCACCATTTACCTCAGGTACCACGAGAGGGACATGGGGATCCATGCGATAAGCATTAGTATTATCTACTGCTACTGCACCACGTTGAACTGCTTCAGGCACAAGAAGCTTGCTTACTGTTCCTCCTGCACTAAATAATGCGACATCAACGCCTTGAAAAGAGTCAGGTGTTGCTTCTTGGACAGTCAATCGTTCACCACGAACTGTCAATTCTGTCCCAGCTGAACGTTTTGATGATAAGAGTGTGATCTGATCAACTGGCAGTTGGTATTGTTCCAGGATTCTTAGTATTTCCTGCCCAACTGCACCGGTAGCACCAACGATGGCTAAATGTTTTTTCATGGGCATCATCCTTCCTTTGTTCTATTTTACCGAATTTTCGTCCAAAAGGTTATCCCTATTCCGAAATTTTTCGATAATAACTGGTTGAAGTTGTTTTCCTGCCAAGGCAGCTTCACAGGTTTCGAGGATAAGATCCATCTGGGCCACTAGGGATTTCGGCTTTCCCTCCGGTTGATCCTGCCCAAAAGGAACAAAGAAAAGATCCTTTGCTACCATTAATCTCGCTAGATTAGCCATATTTAAGCCTAGACCATCGTTGGTTGATATGGCTAGTACCACTGGTTTATGATTACGCATCATCGCTTTGGCTGCCATCAAGACAGGGCTCTCTGTCAGAGCATTAGCTAGCTTCGCCATGGTATTGCCCGTACAAGG
Coding sequences:
- a CDS encoding dipicolinate synthase subunit B — encoded protein: MKIAGKRIGFAMTGSHCTYEEVLPEVKRLVQAGAKVVPIVTHTVLNTSTRFGGAGEWAKELEEVTGNQLISTIPEAEPLGPKDLLDLVVIAPCTGNTMAKLANALTESPVLMAAKAMMRNHKPVVLAISTNDGLGLNMANLARLMVAKDLFFVPFGQDQPEGKPKSLVAQMDLILETCEAALAGKQLQPVIIEKFRNRDNLLDENSVK